One stretch of Chloroflexia bacterium SDU3-3 DNA includes these proteins:
- a CDS encoding pilus assembly protein — protein sequence MRFLQAQLRLRRAAAPLPGQGLVEYSLVLVLIAVTCIAIMSAMGTNLSRVWYEQIIGAFDSH from the coding sequence CTGCGGTTCCTTCAGGCTCAGCTACGGCTTCGCCGTGCTGCTGCGCCACTTCCAGGCCAAGGTTTGGTCGAGTATTCTCTTGTTCTTGTTCTGATTGCTGTCACCTGCATTGCGATCATGTCTGCTATGGGCACAAATCTTAGCAGGGTATGGTACGAGCAGATCATCGGCGCGTTTGACTCGCACTAG